One genomic window of Borreliella garinii includes the following:
- the rplQ gene encoding 50S ribosomal protein L17: protein MKTKLGFNRLSRKSSHRRALLKNMIISFLKHEKISSTKAKLFEVKRFAERLITRAKVDTVHNRREVSKFIHDKYILNKLFTKISPVFRQRNGGYTRMIKLGKRYGDAAEMAILELVEKPLKVE, encoded by the coding sequence ATGAAAACAAAATTAGGTTTTAATAGGTTAAGTAGGAAATCTAGTCATAGGAGAGCACTTTTAAAAAATATGATAATTTCTTTTTTAAAACATGAAAAAATTTCTTCTACTAAGGCAAAATTGTTTGAAGTTAAAAGATTTGCTGAAAGATTAATTACAAGGGCAAAAGTTGATACTGTTCATAATAGACGGGAAGTATCAAAATTTATACATGATAAGTATATTTTAAATAAGCTGTTTACAAAAATTTCTCCTGTTTTTAGGCAAAGAAATGGTGGGTATACTCGGATGATTAAATTAGGAAAAAGATATGGAGATGCGGCTGAAATGGCTATCCTAGAATTAGTTGAAAAGCCTTTAAAAGTTGAATAA